A genomic window from Photobacterium gaetbulicola Gung47 includes:
- a CDS encoding hypothetical protein (COG4773) yields the protein MTLNSKKLFILTMTSLFSFSSIASQSSEALQDMSDPMAVFSQFGAGYGDKGINLMFGHAYDTGIANKKAMHIFEAKGIGGEALGWRDDNNNSVSELRYRHFEASTVTGTGTNIDLHYNLDSGVGTGTYGIIQALPKAGRFQAYPMLAVGATIIDLNKTDHRLDTENGTIGGHHLLGFYGLAGMYSRYSVTDNIWLNYNPMSLFGATGELSGESLLLHEAAISYQLTTRANIRYFANWSDDIRYANGDHRLMFTYQV from the coding sequence ATGACATTGAATAGCAAAAAGTTATTTATCCTTACAATGACTTCTCTGTTTTCTTTTTCTTCAATTGCTTCACAAAGCTCAGAAGCATTACAAGACATGTCCGATCCCATGGCTGTATTTTCTCAATTCGGTGCGGGATATGGTGACAAAGGCATAAATCTAATGTTTGGCCATGCCTATGATACTGGCATCGCCAACAAAAAAGCGATGCACATCTTTGAAGCAAAGGGGATTGGTGGCGAAGCACTAGGGTGGCGTGATGATAATAACAACTCAGTCAGCGAGTTGCGCTATCGTCACTTTGAAGCCAGCACGGTTACCGGTACGGGGACCAATATCGACTTGCATTACAACCTTGACTCGGGCGTTGGAACCGGTACCTATGGCATCATTCAGGCCTTGCCAAAAGCCGGGCGTTTTCAGGCCTACCCAATGCTGGCTGTCGGGGCTACCATCATAGATTTGAACAAAACCGATCACCGCCTCGACACAGAAAATGGGACCATCGGCGGCCATCATTTACTGGGGTTTTACGGCCTTGCCGGAATGTATAGTCGCTACAGTGTGACAGACAACATTTGGCTTAACTATAACCCTATGTCGTTATTTGGAGCCACTGGAGAACTGTCTGGCGAGTCGCTGCTTCTGCATGAAGCCGCGATCTCATACCAATTAACAACCCGCGCGAATATTAGGTATTTTGCCAATTGGTCTGATGATATTCGCTATGCCAATGGTGACCATAGATTAATGTTCACTTATCAGGTGTAA
- a CDS encoding methylated DNA-protein cysteinemethyltransferase (COG0350,COG2169) gives MAKLFDPLFMENVMSNQLINTPIGWLNVRASGGAITAIEFAVDPELEQQPSETTAHCCRQLAEYFNGQREHFEVKLDMAGTDFQKTVWLALGGIEYGETCSYGDIANHIGNPKAVRAVGAANGKNPVPIIVPCHRVIGRSGKLTGYAGGLDIKVWLLEHEKQHMAK, from the coding sequence TTGGCAAAGTTATTTGACCCTTTATTTATGGAAAACGTTATGAGCAACCAACTGATCAATACCCCCATTGGCTGGCTGAATGTACGGGCAAGCGGTGGTGCGATTACCGCCATTGAGTTTGCGGTTGATCCTGAGCTGGAACAACAGCCATCAGAAACCACCGCGCACTGCTGCCGGCAGCTGGCAGAATATTTCAACGGGCAGCGGGAGCATTTTGAGGTCAAGCTGGATATGGCCGGAACGGATTTCCAGAAAACGGTGTGGCTGGCGCTGGGCGGTATTGAGTACGGCGAAACCTGCTCGTACGGTGATATTGCCAATCATATCGGCAACCCCAAAGCCGTGCGGGCTGTCGGTGCGGCCAACGGCAAAAATCCAGTGCCGATCATTGTGCCTTGCCATCGGGTGATTGGCCGCTCTGGTAAGTTGACTGGCTATGCCGGAGGGCTGGATATCAAGGTGTGGCTGCTAGAGCACGAGAAGCAGCATATGGCCAAATAG
- a CDS encoding ToxR-activated protein TagE (COG0739), with product MSENICISVSDHRGTSHYLINRFKKRYIALVATALLAAAAGGGYSVYNLYQDNLHSSQQLSLLNVHAKQLSASLSEESASNRELLEELNEKKAELDALSLRIDDVETILGLQTAEDGEVFTLEERVDSAAISSAVRGTLFRMIPNGSPTPGIRMSSQFGTRVHPVTGKRKSHLGLDFAANTGTEIYAPADGVVEVTRPSNKGSGNFLKLDHTMGFTSTYSHMKKFNVKRGQFVRKGDLIGWTGNTGLSTGPHLHYEIRFLGRALNPRPFVEWTPDNFDSLFEREKTVQWASLLDMINNVVSMQVTLIQSPHIARPIQTASNEKGMTGDEG from the coding sequence ATGTCAGAAAATATTTGTATTTCGGTGTCCGATCATCGTGGCACCTCGCATTACCTTATTAACCGTTTCAAGAAACGGTATATCGCACTGGTGGCAACAGCGTTGTTGGCTGCCGCCGCTGGTGGTGGGTATAGTGTTTATAACCTCTACCAAGACAACCTCCACTCGAGCCAGCAGTTAAGCCTGCTCAACGTTCATGCAAAGCAACTGAGTGCCTCTTTGTCCGAAGAAAGTGCCAGTAATCGAGAACTGCTTGAAGAGCTCAATGAAAAAAAAGCGGAACTGGACGCCCTGTCATTGCGAATTGATGATGTGGAAACCATCCTGGGTCTGCAAACTGCTGAAGACGGTGAAGTCTTTACCCTCGAAGAGCGGGTAGACAGTGCCGCTATTAGCTCGGCGGTGAGGGGAACCCTGTTTCGGATGATCCCCAATGGTAGCCCGACTCCGGGGATCCGGATGTCATCGCAATTCGGTACCCGAGTCCATCCGGTAACGGGCAAACGTAAGAGCCACCTAGGGTTGGATTTTGCAGCCAATACCGGTACTGAGATCTACGCGCCTGCTGATGGAGTGGTTGAAGTCACCCGGCCGAGCAACAAGGGCTCGGGTAACTTCCTCAAACTGGATCACACCATGGGCTTCACCTCGACCTATTCGCATATGAAGAAATTCAATGTGAAGCGCGGTCAGTTTGTTCGCAAAGGGGATCTGATCGGTTGGACAGGCAATACAGGCTTATCGACAGGCCCGCACCTGCACTACGAGATTCGCTTTTTGGGACGGGCATTGAATCCTCGCCCATTCGTTGAATGGACACCTGATAATTTTGATAGCCTGTTTGAAAGAGAGAAAACCGTCCAATGGGCGTCGTTACTCGATATGATCAATAATGTGGTGTCGATGCAGGTTACGTTAATCCAGTCGCCTCATATTGCGCGTCCGATCCAAACGGCGAGCAACGAAAAGGGTATGACGGGAGATGAAGGCTAA
- a CDS encoding 2-hydroxy-3-oxopropionate reductase (COG2084), with amino-acid sequence MTKPVIGFIGLGLMGGNMVENLQNRGYEVNVMDLNKDAVAAVLARGNASEAASGKELAEKSDIVMLCLTTSEVVEKVVYGETGILAGMSEGKTLIDFGTSIPASTKKIGADLAAIGAGMIDAPLGRTPAHAKDGLLNIMAAGDIETFNKVKPVLDEQGENVFHLGALGSGHVTKLVNNFMGMTTVATMSQAFAVAKLAGVDGQQLFDIMSAGPSNSPFMQFCKFYAVDGEEKLGFSVANANKDLGYFLALCEELGTQSLIAEGTSTSLQAAVDAGMGNNDVPVIFDYFTNLKK; translated from the coding sequence ATGACTAAACCAGTAATTGGTTTCATCGGTCTTGGCCTTATGGGCGGCAACATGGTTGAGAACCTTCAAAACCGTGGTTACGAAGTTAACGTAATGGATCTTAACAAAGATGCAGTTGCAGCAGTGCTAGCTCGTGGCAACGCTTCTGAAGCTGCTTCTGGTAAAGAACTGGCAGAGAAAAGTGACATCGTGATGCTTTGCCTGACAACGTCTGAAGTGGTTGAGAAAGTCGTTTACGGCGAAACCGGTATCCTAGCGGGGATGTCTGAAGGCAAAACACTAATCGACTTCGGTACGTCTATCCCAGCTTCTACTAAGAAGATCGGTGCTGATCTTGCTGCTATCGGTGCCGGTATGATCGATGCGCCTCTAGGCCGTACTCCAGCTCACGCTAAAGATGGTCTTCTGAACATCATGGCCGCTGGTGACATCGAGACTTTCAACAAAGTTAAGCCCGTTCTTGACGAGCAAGGCGAAAACGTATTCCACCTAGGTGCACTAGGTTCAGGTCACGTGACTAAGCTTGTGAACAACTTCATGGGTATGACGACTGTTGCGACTATGTCTCAGGCGTTCGCTGTAGCTAAGCTAGCAGGCGTTGACGGTCAGCAGCTATTCGACATCATGTCAGCAGGTCCTTCTAACTCTCCGTTCATGCAGTTCTGTAAGTTCTACGCGGTAGACGGTGAAGAGAAACTAGGCTTCTCTGTTGCAAACGCAAACAAAGACCTTGGTTACTTCCTTGCTCTATGTGAAGAGCTAGGTACTCAGTCTCTAATCGCTGAAGGTACTTCTACTAGCCTACAGGCTGCTGTTGATGCAGGTATGGGTAACAACGACGTACCAGTTATCTTCGACTACTTCACTAACCTTAAGAAGTAA
- a CDS encoding hydrolase (COG1473), whose translation MQLKSLAVQKIMIAPIESFDPVAFRRCLHQYPELSHCEHRTAEMINQQLRQFGLTPRTGLGGHGTVVEFDSGKPGKTSLFRADFDALPIQEQADRPYASRQAGVMHACGHDGHTASLMAVAKHLSEHPPQSGRVLLLFQPAEETGAGAAAMLQDPWLAEQHIDSVFAYHNLPGYPLNTVLIKPNSFACASTGVTIELFGKTSHAAKPEDGLPPTAAMINTIELIQRLPLQFPEVFALTTVVHASLGETTNGEAAFGTAPGYAKVLATLRSDDSQTLVAMKSLIEQQISALCATEQLRSEISWQEWFNAAVNSQQHCQQVIEQARSLDLPVERLKEPMRWSEDMAEFLAQWPGALFCLGSGEHHPQLHNPDYDFPDTLIDTACNLFRALINDIHCGTHQAEHEGQ comes from the coding sequence ATGCAACTCAAATCCCTAGCTGTACAAAAAATTATGATAGCTCCGATCGAATCGTTTGACCCGGTAGCCTTTCGCCGCTGCCTCCATCAATATCCCGAACTGTCACACTGCGAGCACCGCACTGCAGAAATGATCAACCAGCAACTACGCCAGTTTGGCCTGACACCGAGAACCGGGCTTGGCGGCCATGGCACAGTGGTCGAGTTCGACAGTGGCAAACCAGGCAAAACCAGCCTATTCCGCGCCGATTTCGATGCCCTTCCCATTCAAGAGCAAGCAGATCGCCCTTATGCGTCGCGCCAAGCCGGGGTCATGCATGCCTGCGGCCATGATGGCCATACGGCTTCCCTGATGGCCGTCGCCAAACACCTTAGCGAACATCCGCCGCAGTCAGGACGGGTACTCTTGCTGTTTCAACCCGCCGAAGAAACGGGAGCGGGCGCAGCCGCAATGCTGCAAGATCCCTGGCTCGCCGAGCAACACATCGATAGTGTTTTTGCCTACCATAACCTGCCCGGTTACCCGCTTAACACTGTGCTCATCAAGCCCAATAGCTTTGCCTGTGCCTCAACCGGCGTCACCATTGAGCTGTTTGGCAAAACCTCCCATGCCGCCAAGCCTGAGGATGGCTTGCCACCAACGGCAGCGATGATTAATACGATTGAACTCATCCAGCGTTTACCCCTACAGTTTCCTGAGGTTTTTGCACTGACTACCGTGGTCCATGCCTCACTGGGCGAAACGACTAATGGCGAAGCAGCATTTGGCACCGCACCGGGTTATGCCAAAGTGCTGGCCACCTTACGCAGTGATGACAGCCAAACCCTGGTGGCGATGAAGTCACTTATCGAACAGCAGATCAGCGCACTGTGCGCAACAGAACAGTTGCGAAGTGAAATCTCATGGCAGGAATGGTTCAACGCCGCCGTCAACTCCCAACAGCACTGTCAGCAGGTTATCGAACAAGCCCGATCACTTGACCTGCCTGTCGAACGGCTCAAAGAGCCGATGCGATGGTCCGAGGATATGGCCGAATTCCTTGCCCAATGGCCCGGCGCCCTGTTCTGTCTTGGTAGCGGTGAACATCACCCTCAACTGCATAACCCCGACTATGATTTTCCAGACACGCTCATCGACACCGCCTGCAACCTATTCCGTGCATTGATCAATGATATTCATTGCGGCACACATCAGGCCGAACACGAGGGACAATAG
- a CDS encoding hypothetical protein (COG0729) yields the protein MKKIMTLVLALGMFASMSAQAGTGIGLSVGDPFWGVDFKHNGFRFNVSLDDNFGVGVNKTYAVQGTPLYLFLGGQYVDRNKHYVAVTPGIGAEFRVRPMGFYVDLTPAVYLDELDIELEARAGFRVYF from the coding sequence ATGAAAAAGATAATGACGCTAGTTCTGGCGCTTGGCATGTTCGCGTCAATGAGCGCACAGGCAGGCACCGGCATTGGTTTGTCAGTTGGTGATCCGTTCTGGGGCGTAGACTTCAAGCACAATGGTTTTCGATTCAATGTGAGCCTTGATGACAATTTCGGTGTTGGGGTGAATAAAACTTATGCTGTTCAGGGGACGCCGTTGTATTTGTTCCTGGGGGGCCAATACGTCGATCGAAACAAACACTATGTCGCCGTGACGCCGGGGATTGGTGCAGAATTCCGTGTCCGCCCTATGGGCTTCTATGTCGATTTGACGCCTGCGGTTTACCTGGACGAACTCGATATTGAGCTAGAAGCCAGAGCGGGCTTTAGAGTGTACTTTTAA
- a CDS encoding putative multidrug resistance protein norM (COG0534), giving the protein MQLSPFVKKNLSTAWPLAMNALLMQSMLLIDTLLISPLGEVPIAALGIATAVVAFLLGFQNALANGTQLVISRAYGSGRSDALSDSVLSGIAINLGVAALFSLLLFIFGDQLVGYITQEPELHSPTVDYLKVSTLTLLFSALTQIMIACFNGLGKTKIPFKGYLIELPVNTAATYVLIHQLGFGVLGAAIGSLIAILVRTAFLVYCLRLDNVITLRLPDKLNHFCSLTKHHFNEIFPIAANMAMLAVGATIYQLLYSQLSLYAYVAITLIMPWIRMGTQMTTAAAHSTAILISQAIGANKLDDLRENVDTSINIAVIMSIITCGLFFVLSLCLPVIYPEMEQQTFQALAIIAPLYISLPLVRGYNTVHGHALRALGKTKAVFAINFSGQWLVSLPLLALLIVWFDAPLFWAFAIMPLEECIKAIPFRHLARKTLNEFDHDKAAALNYH; this is encoded by the coding sequence TTGCAACTCTCGCCATTTGTTAAGAAAAACCTCTCGACCGCGTGGCCACTGGCCATGAATGCCCTGCTGATGCAATCGATGCTGCTGATCGACACCCTGCTGATCTCTCCACTTGGCGAGGTCCCTATTGCGGCGTTAGGGATCGCCACCGCCGTAGTTGCTTTTCTGCTCGGATTCCAGAATGCATTGGCAAACGGCACCCAGTTGGTGATCAGCCGTGCGTACGGTTCTGGCCGGTCTGACGCTCTGAGCGACTCAGTGTTAAGCGGGATAGCGATTAACTTGGGCGTTGCCGCTCTCTTCTCGCTGTTGCTGTTTATCTTTGGTGATCAGTTAGTCGGCTATATCACACAAGAGCCGGAGTTACACAGCCCCACTGTCGACTACCTGAAAGTCTCCACCTTAACCCTGTTGTTCAGCGCTTTGACTCAAATCATGATTGCCTGCTTCAATGGGTTAGGCAAAACCAAGATCCCATTTAAAGGCTATCTAATTGAATTACCAGTCAATACTGCTGCTACTTATGTACTAATCCACCAGCTTGGCTTCGGGGTACTGGGCGCTGCAATCGGTAGCTTGATCGCTATCTTGGTCCGCACTGCTTTTCTAGTTTACTGCCTCCGCCTGGATAACGTTATCACCCTGCGTCTGCCAGACAAGCTGAACCATTTCTGTTCTCTGACCAAGCACCACTTTAACGAAATCTTTCCGATTGCAGCCAATATGGCCATGCTGGCAGTCGGAGCAACAATTTATCAACTGCTCTACTCACAACTCTCCCTCTATGCTTACGTGGCAATCACCTTAATCATGCCGTGGATTCGTATGGGTACCCAAATGACAACAGCGGCAGCCCACTCAACAGCAATCCTGATCAGCCAAGCCATCGGAGCAAACAAGCTCGATGACCTGCGGGAAAATGTCGATACCAGCATCAATATTGCGGTCATAATGTCGATCATCACTTGCGGCTTGTTTTTTGTCCTCAGCTTGTGCCTTCCGGTCATCTACCCAGAAATGGAGCAACAGACCTTCCAGGCACTGGCGATCATCGCCCCGCTCTATATCAGCCTGCCTTTGGTCCGTGGCTACAACACGGTTCACGGCCACGCACTGCGGGCATTGGGAAAAACCAAAGCGGTCTTTGCCATTAACTTTTCCGGTCAATGGCTGGTATCACTCCCTCTACTGGCGCTGCTGATTGTGTGGTTTGACGCGCCGCTTTTCTGGGCCTTTGCCATCATGCCACTTGAAGAATGCATCAAAGCCATCCCGTTCCGCCACTTAGCCCGCAAGACACTCAATGAATTTGACCATGACAAAGCGGCAGCGCTGAATTATCACTGA
- a CDS encoding anhydro-N-acetylmuramic acid kinase (COG2377), protein MKAKPSASTFLGLECASVKGNVMARELYIGVMSGTSLDGVDTALVAFEAGNETAAEQASRPELLATDAFPMPDTLKSALLDVCMGQATNLKQIGLLDHQLGHLFADAVNQLLEKAGIEASAVTAVGNHGQTVFHQPDGDSPFTIQLGDANIVVAKTGITTVADFRRKDMALGGQGAPLVPAFHKGLFAQQESTTVVLNIGGIANISVLRPGQPVIGYDTGPGNMLMDAWVYRHLGHKYDEGGEFAASGTVNPRLLSQLMVDPYVSRSYPKSTGREHYNLPWLEGQLNGLAETVSEPDVQATLLQFTAQTIADQVARFVQGRQPQLLVCGGGGNNPLLMQRLAELLPDWSVANTRDAGIDPDYMEAMAFAWLARQRIHGLPSNAPEVTGASGLASLGVIYPV, encoded by the coding sequence ATGAAGGCTAAGCCTTCGGCATCCACATTTCTTGGTCTTGAATGTGCGTCTGTGAAAGGAAATGTTATGGCCCGTGAGCTTTATATTGGTGTGATGTCAGGGACCAGCCTTGATGGGGTGGATACCGCCTTGGTCGCTTTTGAAGCCGGCAATGAAACTGCAGCTGAACAGGCTTCTCGGCCCGAGTTGTTGGCAACCGATGCTTTCCCAATGCCAGATACCTTGAAATCTGCGTTGCTTGACGTTTGCATGGGGCAGGCTACGAACCTAAAGCAAATTGGCCTGCTGGATCACCAGCTCGGGCATTTGTTTGCCGATGCGGTCAACCAACTGCTGGAAAAAGCGGGTATTGAGGCTTCTGCGGTAACGGCGGTGGGAAACCACGGCCAGACAGTCTTCCATCAGCCGGATGGTGATTCCCCGTTCACTATCCAGCTGGGTGATGCCAATATTGTGGTAGCCAAAACGGGCATTACCACCGTGGCGGATTTTCGCCGCAAGGACATGGCGCTGGGTGGGCAGGGGGCACCTTTGGTACCCGCTTTTCACAAGGGCCTGTTTGCACAGCAAGAGTCGACAACGGTGGTACTGAATATTGGTGGCATTGCCAATATTTCGGTGCTGCGTCCAGGCCAGCCTGTGATAGGTTATGATACCGGTCCTGGCAATATGCTGATGGATGCCTGGGTGTATCGCCATTTGGGCCATAAATATGACGAAGGCGGTGAGTTTGCTGCCTCCGGCACCGTTAACCCGCGCCTGTTGAGCCAGCTAATGGTTGACCCATACGTCAGTCGTTCATATCCCAAAAGCACCGGGCGGGAGCATTACAACCTGCCTTGGCTGGAAGGCCAATTGAATGGATTAGCTGAAACGGTCTCGGAGCCGGATGTGCAGGCAACCTTGCTGCAGTTTACAGCCCAGACGATTGCAGATCAGGTGGCCCGTTTTGTCCAAGGCCGACAACCTCAGTTGCTGGTCTGTGGTGGCGGGGGGAATAACCCGCTCCTGATGCAGCGCCTTGCAGAGCTACTGCCTGATTGGTCGGTTGCCAATACCCGTGATGCCGGCATCGACCCGGATTATATGGAAGCCATGGCCTTTGCGTGGCTGGCCCGTCAGCGTATCCATGGTCTGCCAAGTAATGCACCTGAGGTGACTGGTGCATCCGGTTTGGCGTCACTCGGTGTCATCTATCCGGTCTAG
- a CDS encoding hypothetical protein (COG0393): protein MLYVTTPEIHGREIAQVLGTVTGNVVQSKHVGRDIMAGFKTIFGGEIRGYTEMLTEARQEATQRAIAEAESLGADAIVNVRFTTSAIMQGASEILVYGTAVKLK, encoded by the coding sequence ATGCTCTATGTAACCACCCCTGAAATCCATGGTCGCGAAATTGCACAGGTGCTCGGCACGGTCACTGGCAACGTGGTGCAGTCCAAGCATGTTGGCCGCGATATCATGGCGGGGTTTAAGACTATCTTCGGCGGTGAGATCCGTGGCTATACTGAGATGCTGACCGAAGCCCGGCAGGAGGCGACCCAGCGAGCGATCGCAGAAGCCGAATCCTTGGGTGCCGATGCGATTGTCAATGTTCGTTTTACCACGAGTGCAATTATGCAGGGCGCATCAGAAATCTTGGTATACGGCACGGCGGTGAAGCTGAAGTAA
- a CDS encoding Ada family regulatory protein (COG0122,COG2169): MMSPAQCQQARLARDRRYDGLFFTAVKTTGIYCRPICPAPPPLEKNVEYFPSAVTAAQAGYRPCLRCRPDSAPGSPAWRGKSTTFVRAQRLIDEGALIDSGLAQLAGRLGVTDRYLRRLFNDEMGLSPKAYSLYQQCLLAKKLLHESQLSITDIALASGFNSIRRFNDCFYQHFSLTPTQVRKQLNGAEQGEGKNQMKTVTVTLSYRPPYDWPSVRDFFASRLIEGLEWLDENSYGRTFGKEYGQGWFTAHYEQDKACFRVELSLSNLQCLPRAIANIRRCLDLDADSAVIDSAIEVAMGEPLGQTGLRLPGIWSPFEAGIRAILGQQVSVKAARNLVEKLILMNPGHHSGRYFFPEPEALGEYDLNLLGMPERRRETLRIFGRYVAEQGIEDANELLALPGIGPWTVDYLKMRGLSDPNIFLVGDLGVKKALEKRPCQPELAAPWQSYLTLYLWKTL; this comes from the coding sequence ATGATGAGCCCTGCCCAATGCCAGCAGGCCCGCTTGGCCCGGGACAGGCGCTACGACGGATTGTTCTTTACCGCCGTGAAAACGACAGGTATTTACTGCCGCCCAATCTGTCCGGCGCCACCGCCATTGGAAAAAAACGTGGAGTATTTTCCCTCGGCCGTTACTGCGGCTCAGGCAGGGTACCGGCCTTGCTTGCGCTGCCGGCCTGATAGTGCGCCGGGATCGCCAGCATGGCGGGGCAAGAGTACGACCTTTGTCCGGGCGCAGCGCTTGATTGATGAAGGGGCACTGATTGACAGTGGCCTGGCACAGCTGGCCGGACGCCTCGGGGTTACCGATCGCTACCTGCGCAGGCTGTTCAATGATGAAATGGGTCTGTCGCCCAAAGCCTACAGCCTTTACCAGCAATGCCTGCTGGCCAAGAAGCTTCTGCACGAAAGCCAACTGTCCATCACCGATATTGCGTTGGCCAGTGGCTTTAACAGTATTCGGCGTTTCAATGATTGTTTTTACCAGCACTTTTCGCTAACACCAACGCAAGTGCGCAAGCAGCTCAATGGCGCCGAGCAAGGCGAAGGGAAAAACCAGATGAAGACGGTGACCGTCACTCTATCATATCGCCCGCCTTACGACTGGCCGTCGGTACGCGATTTCTTCGCTTCTCGGCTGATCGAGGGCTTGGAGTGGCTCGATGAAAACAGTTATGGCAGGACATTTGGCAAAGAATACGGTCAGGGCTGGTTCACCGCACACTATGAACAAGACAAAGCGTGTTTTCGGGTTGAGCTGAGCCTTTCCAATCTGCAGTGCTTGCCCCGCGCGATTGCCAATATCCGCCGCTGCCTCGATTTGGATGCCGACTCTGCGGTGATTGATAGTGCCATAGAAGTCGCAATGGGGGAGCCCCTTGGGCAAACGGGCCTGCGCCTTCCTGGCATTTGGAGTCCTTTCGAAGCCGGCATCCGCGCCATATTGGGTCAGCAGGTCTCAGTGAAGGCGGCGAGGAACCTGGTTGAAAAGCTGATATTGATGAATCCGGGTCACCATTCAGGACGATATTTTTTCCCTGAGCCGGAGGCTTTAGGCGAGTATGATCTGAACTTGCTCGGTATGCCTGAGCGTCGCCGTGAGACCTTGCGGATCTTTGGGCGTTATGTGGCAGAGCAAGGTATTGAGGATGCAAATGAATTGCTGGCGCTACCGGGAATAGGGCCGTGGACGGTGGATTACCTTAAGATGCGCGGCTTGAGTGACCCCAATATTTTTCTTGTCGGCGACCTGGGAGTAAAAAAGGCCTTGGAAAAACGGCCTTGTCAGCCGGAGCTGGCCGCGCCTTGGCAAAGTTATTTGACCCTTTATTTATGGAAAACGTTATGA
- a CDS encoding trans-2-enoyl-CoA reductase (COG3007), with protein MIIEPVIKGVVARSCHPYGCQQAVRKQIDYVQQAKPIEHGAKRVLVLGASSGFGLASRIAHTFGGAEADTIGVSFERGPSEKGVGSAGWYNNIFFRQEAEKAGRIATNIVGDAFSQPVRQQVIEAINKDLGGQVDLVVYSLATGVRPNPETGEMWHSVIKTTGQPVVGPTLNLETDSLAEMTVEKATEQEIADTVKVMGGEDWADWIQCLSEAGVLAQGCRTVAYSYIGPEVTYPIYHHGTLGRAKEHMHTTADTLNTQLAAIGGQAHVAVCKALVTKASVFIPAFTPYMLALFKVMKQKGTHEGCIEQMQRLFNGRFYTLINHPQDVPTDEQRLIRMDDWELDPEVQQQVSEIMARMSAENFTELGDYAGYKQDFMALNGFGLAGVDYQQDISLDSLIVLQP; from the coding sequence ATGATTATTGAGCCAGTGATCAAAGGTGTGGTAGCACGCTCGTGCCACCCTTATGGCTGCCAGCAAGCGGTACGCAAGCAAATTGACTACGTGCAACAGGCCAAACCCATCGAGCATGGAGCGAAGCGGGTGCTGGTGTTGGGGGCGTCGTCCGGATTCGGGCTAGCATCACGTATTGCCCATACCTTTGGGGGGGCAGAAGCGGACACCATTGGCGTTTCGTTCGAACGTGGCCCCAGTGAGAAAGGGGTTGGTAGCGCCGGATGGTATAACAATATTTTCTTCAGGCAGGAAGCCGAGAAGGCGGGCCGTATCGCGACAAATATTGTTGGTGATGCCTTTTCACAACCGGTTCGCCAGCAAGTGATCGAGGCAATCAACAAAGATTTGGGTGGGCAAGTGGATTTGGTGGTCTACAGCCTGGCGACCGGTGTTCGCCCGAATCCAGAAACCGGTGAGATGTGGCACTCGGTGATAAAGACCACAGGACAGCCTGTGGTGGGCCCCACTCTTAACCTGGAAACTGACAGCCTGGCGGAAATGACCGTTGAAAAGGCGACAGAGCAGGAGATTGCCGATACGGTAAAAGTGATGGGCGGTGAGGATTGGGCTGACTGGATACAGTGCCTGTCTGAGGCGGGGGTGCTGGCACAAGGCTGCCGCACGGTGGCTTACTCCTATATTGGCCCTGAAGTGACCTATCCGATCTACCACCACGGTACCCTCGGCCGGGCCAAAGAGCATATGCATACTACGGCAGATACACTCAATACCCAGCTCGCAGCGATTGGTGGTCAGGCCCATGTTGCGGTTTGCAAAGCCCTCGTGACCAAAGCCAGCGTGTTTATTCCGGCCTTTACCCCTTATATGCTTGCTCTGTTCAAGGTGATGAAGCAGAAGGGAACCCACGAAGGGTGCATCGAGCAAATGCAGCGGCTGTTCAATGGCCGTTTTTACACCCTCATTAATCACCCGCAAGACGTGCCCACCGACGAGCAGCGCTTGATCCGAATGGATGACTGGGAGCTTGATCCCGAAGTGCAGCAGCAGGTCAGTGAAATCATGGCCAGGATGAGCGCGGAGAACTTCACTGAGCTGGGAGACTACGCCGGCTACAAGCAAGACTTTATGGCGCTGAACGGTTTCGGCCTGGCAGGGGTGGACTATCAGCAAGACATCAGTCTTGATAGCCTCATAGTACTGCAGCCTTAA